One window from the genome of Caloenas nicobarica isolate bCalNic1 chromosome 21, bCalNic1.hap1, whole genome shotgun sequence encodes:
- the RAP1A gene encoding ras-related protein Rap-1A — translation MREYKLVVLGSGGVGKSALTVQFVQGIFVEKYDPTIEDSYRKQVEVDCQQCMLEILDTAGTEQFTAMRDLYMKNGQGFALVYSITAQSTFNDLQDLREQILRVKDTEDVPMILVGNKCDLEEERVVGKEQGQNLARQWCNCAFLESSAKSKINVNEIFYDLVRQINRKTPVEKKKPKKKSCLLL, via the exons ATGCGTGAGTACAAGCTAGTGGTCCTTGGCTCAGGAGGTGTGGGGAAGTCCGCGTTG ACTGTACAGTTTGTTCAGGgaatttttgttgaaaaatatGACCCAACAATAGAAGATTCATACAGAAAG caagTGGAAGTAGACTGTCAACAGTGTATGCTTGAAATCCTCGATACAGCAGGGACA gAGCAATTTACAGCAATGAGGGATCTCTATATGAAGAATGGTCAAGGGTTTGCACTAGTATATTCTATAACAGCACAGTCCACATTCAACGACTTACAGGACCTGCGGGAACAGATTTTACGGGTTAAGGACACTGAAGAT GTTCCAATGATTCTGGTTGGCAATAAATGTGACCTGGAGGAAGAGCGTGTGGTCGGCAAAGAACAGGGTCAAAACTTAGCAAGACAGTGGTGTAACTGTGCCTTTCTAGAATCATCTGCAAAGTCTAAAATCAACGTTAACGAG atctTTTATGACCTGGTCAGACAGATAAATAGAAAAACACCAGTGGAAAAGAAGAAGCCTAAAAAGAAATCATGTCTGCTGCTCTAG